The proteins below come from a single Juglans regia cultivar Chandler chromosome 12, Walnut 2.0, whole genome shotgun sequence genomic window:
- the LOC108992474 gene encoding B-box zinc finger protein 24-like: MKIQCDACEKAPATVICCADEAALCAKCDIEVHAANKLASKHQRLLLQCLSNKLPRCDICQDKAAFIFCVEDRALFCQDCDEPTHSAGSLSANHQRFLATGIRVALNASCNKDADKSCLEPPNQNKQQISMKTPTQQASSLTSPWGVDDLLHFSDLESSEKKEALELGEFDWLAEMGLFNEQSPQEALAAAEVPQLPMSQSSNFFSCRPNKSCLTYKKPRIGFPDDDDEHFTVPDLG; encoded by the exons atgaaaattcagtGTGATGCGTGTGAGAAAGCCCCGGCAACCGTGATTTGTTGCGCAGACGAGGCAGCCCTGTGCGCGAAATGCGACATTGAAGTTCATGCAGCAAATAAGCTCGCAAGCAAGCACCAGAGGCTTCTCCTCCAATGCCTCTCCAACAAGCTCCCTAGATGTGACATCTGCCAG GATAAGGCAGCTTTCATTTTCTGTGTCGAAGACAGAGCCCTCTTTTGCCAGGACTGTGATGAACCAACTCATTCAGCTGGTAGCCTTTCAGCAAACCATCAGCGGTTTCTCGCTACTGGAATTCGTGTGGCTTTGAATGCCAGTTGTAACAAGGATGCTGATAAGAGTTGCTTGGAGCCTCCTAATCAGAACAAGCAACAGATCTCCATGAAAACACCCACACAGCAAGCTTCTAGCCTCACATCTCCTTGGGGTGTTGATGACTTGTTGCATTTTTCTGATCTCGAATCATCTGAGAAG AAAGAGGCACTTGAGTTGGGAGAGTTTGATTGGTTAGCAGAGATGGGCCTTTTTAATGAGCAAAGTCCTCAGGAGGCTTTAGCAGCAGCAGAAGTTCCTCAGCTTCCAATGTCACAATCAAGCAACTTCTTCTCATGCAGACCCAATAAATCCTGCTTGACCTACAAGAAGCCTAGAATCGGATTCCCAGATGACGATGATGAGCATTTCACAGTTCCTGACCTTGGCTGA